TAGCTCTGCCGCGTCTGGGATCAGATGATCGGACACCAGATGGACAGAATAGATGGCAAAGACGGCGTTTTTGCGGACGTACGCATGACGGTGTTCCAAACACTGTCTGGCAGAAGGCACCAGTGGTTCCAATAATTCCggctccttcagcttcgaAAGAAACCTCAGCGTGCTGCCGCGGATGTACTCGTTAGCGTGTTGCAGGTCGTGCTGGATGGCATTGCACACAAGGATCATCTCGTGCTTGAGCTTGCCGTCCTGTTCGTATTTCGGACAGATCTCCCAGTAGAAGTAGAGCAGTTTCTTGAGATCCTTGTTTCTCGACGGCATCACGTACCGGATGATGTGCATCAACAGCCCGGGCATTGGGTCCGAATTGAGCATTGTGATGAGGATCTGTTTCATCACCTCTATCTTGcgctcgtcgtcgcccTTCTCAAGCTGGTTTTTGAACTCATTGACCGAGGTCTTATTCGCGGTGTTGGGCTGACGGTTAGTTTTCGGCAGATCTCGTACTTACTTCGTAAACCAACGTATATGCAACGTCTGCAGACATAGGAGTGTTGTTTTTGTTCGACacgtatttttttccaagcGCAAAATCGGAAAATACAGATCGTCGCGTCGGTGCGTCGATATTATATTATACACTGCTACTCGTCAGGGTTGGCAACAAACAGCTTGAGACGTGGCTGAGGAGGCTGGACGCTGCGAACGCTGGTCATCCGCCTCAGACCCTCGTCCGAAGCTGTTAGTCGTTTCAGCTGGTCTGCCACCTCGAGCACCTCTGCGTCCGGGTCCTGTGGAATCTTGGTTTTTCCTGTTGAATGACTAAGCTTCGAGTCcggcagctcgtcgtcgtcgatctccGACGCAAGCAACCCAGGATGCTGCGCACCGTGCTTGATGGCCGCCTGGTACGAAAATAGCGACGATTGCCGCGACGCCGTGCGCGAATGCTGGCCCTTGTTTTTCCGTATAGCTATGGGCAGGATATTGGTGCTTGGATTTTTGTCCACATACGTTGTTGCTGCGGCCGTGCGCAGCTTGTAGATGTACAATGACGGCTTGTGCAGCTCGCtgtcttcgtcttctttttcagcgTCGAGTCTGGCGTTTTTTGGCGTCGCATTTGGTTGCTTTATCGTCTCAAATAGCTCGGGCTGCGCAGTGGACATCGACACCGCCCTCGCACCGCGACCGGTCGACGGGTTGTCGGGAGGCGGtctcttcttggcctggaCGGCTCCGGGAATCGCCTGCGCGGGCTGAACCACGTTGGAGTGCGAAAGAGGTACCACTGTCGGGACCTCGCGCCGGTCGTAGGTCGGGAGTGGCGGCGACTCATCGAGAGACGGGTTGGCCACCACCATCttctgctgcggctgtATTTCGTCCACATCGAAGTGCGTGTAATTTAGCGGTTTGGCTATGAAACTGACTCCAgagtcgtcgtcatcctcgtcgtcttctgtGATCTGTGTGGTTCTGGGCTTGGAGTCAATCGATTGCTGGCGATAGAGCGGGCCAGAGCTCTCGCTGGGATTATATTCTATACTCTCTGTGTCGGCGTTCTGCACACGCAACGTCGTGTTGCGTGGTTCTGTAGGATACAATTCGTCGTTGATGGAGTCGTCTGTGCTGATATCCGAGCGCGTTTCGTGCACGTCGAAGTACTGGTCGGACTCGGACGACTGGTTCTGGAAATTGTACGACGGCGGCGAAAAATacagctcgttgtccagctcTGACGGTTGCTGTGGTTGTGATTTTGTGTCAGCTGTGTGGTAATTGAAGAGTTGTTCGGCAGGAAGCTTGCCTGAAAATAACTCTTGCGTGGGGGTTTCTGACTCCTGCTCGTGAGACGAGGAGGGTTCTGGCGAAGACGACGGCGAGTTCAGGATGTCGATGTATGGTTTTTCCAGTTGGATATTAATTTGAAGTCCCCCAGACGTCGATTTCTGATCGTCCGCCTCAGATTCTGTGTGACTCTTCTCCTGTTCCTTGAAAGGATCCCAAGAAGGAGGTTCCTGCGTCAGGGTCTCAAGCTTCTTGTCCTCCATAGGCTGCGGAGGCGGGCGTCGACGGAGGGATAGATTTATTGGAGGCCGTTCCAGCGGTTTCCGTTGCGACGGCGTCTGAGAATCCGCCAGGGAGTTGGGACTCTTGTCAATTGCGGACTGGGGAGGGTAGtaggaggacgacgtgctgACAAGGGTGTCGGCCCTGGACAAGTCCAGAGGCGGGCTATCGTCAGGTATCTGCACGGTGATTCGGCGGTTTGCCGAAGTGAGCATGGTTTCCAGTTTGCTATGTCTTTTGGTGGACATAAGAGAGAATAAGGTAcaataattaaataaatagagCAAAATAGGAGGTGCAGAGATTTCGAGGTGTAgaaaactgaaaaatttatctaaatttttttttaatcAGAATGGCCAAGAAAACAGACGAGGTCGAAGAGGTCGACAACTACGAAAAGCGGTTGCCTGCGCTGCTACCATTTGCAAAACCGCTTGcctccaagaaactgaacaaaaaagtgctcaagaCGGTGAAAAAAGCATCCAAATCGAAACATGTCAAAAGAGGTGTGAAGGAGGTCGTCAAGGCCCTGAGAAAGGGCGAGAAGGGACTCGTCATCATTGCCGGCGACATCTCTCCTGCCGATGTCATTTCCCACATTCCTTGTCTCTGTGAAGACAACTCCGTTCCATACCTCTTTGTGCCGTCAAAAGAGGACCTGGGGTCTGCCGGAGCTACCAAGCGACCAACCTCCTGCGTGATGATCGTTCCAGGAGGCGGAAAGAAAGACGCAAAGAGCGAGGAGTACAAGGACAGTTTTGACGAGATCGTGAAGGAAACGCAGAAATTGTAGACAAGTTATCGAATATAGCTAATAAATTAAGTTTAGTCTATTtattgctgctgctgggcctCTTTCTGCAGCTCAGACCGCACCCAGCCCTCCAGACCGCCCTGGATGATGATTTCCTGCAGGTTGGTTCCTAGCTCGCCCACCTTCTGCTCGAGCACCACGGCGCCCGAAGAGTCGGTCACGGTGACCAGCGATTTAGGAACGTTCCATTTGAGGAACCAGCCGGTCCGTCTCGTTAGCTCAGGCTCGCTGTCTCTGTATCTGTCACGAAGCATGTTGATGAGGTCTGGGATTTCAAGTGTCAAAAGCGCATTGTTGATGCTGTTTCGCGAGAAAATGTTACCAAACGATCCTGCAACCACCAACTTGATATCTCTGGCCAAAATGCACGTGGCGGCCTGTTCTCTGGACGAGCCGGTACCAAAATTGAACCCGGAAATGATAATGTCGCCGGCCTTGGTCTTTTTTCCAAACTCAGAGTCGTAGTTCTCCATACACACCTCGGCCATTTTCTCTCTTGGAACATCGTCCTGGTATGTGTACTTGCCGGGATAAATACCGTCCGTATTAATATTGTCTGCGTCACAGAGCACCAATTCGCCGGTGATCTCTTCCGGGAAGCCTGGCAGGACAGATCCAGAGGATTTGGCAGTGTCGTCTGTGGATGGAGGCTTTTCGTTGACCACGATGGTTTTTTTCACTTCCCTGGTTGGCGGACATGGCTTTCCATCCACCTCTTCGGGAGCCGCGATTTTGCCAACTACAGCCGAAGCAGCGACAACCTCAGGAGACGCCAGGAACGCTAACGCGTCCTTAGACCCCATTCTTCCCTTGAAATTCCTGTTGGTAGCAGAAATTCCAACTTCTCcctcctccagcaaccCGGTTCCCAGACCGATACATGGGCCGCAGCCTGCTGGCAGCGGGATGCAGCCGGCGTCCAGAAGCGTCTGCCATGCGCCAGCAGCCTCGGCGTCGGCCTGGACCTCGGAcgaagcagcagcaatgtAGAATTTCACTCCCGGAGCAATTTTGTGGCCGCGGACGATATCGGCCGCAGCCTTGATATCACTAAGCCTGGAATTAGTGCAAGACACCAGGTACGCCTTGTCGACCTTCATGTTCTTGGCAGACAGGTCGCTGAGCGAATTGGACACCTTGACGGAGTTTGGGCCAGAGATGTACGGCGACAGCGTGGAGAGGTCGATCGTGAGCGTCTTGGCATAGTATGCGTCCGGGTCGGCGGCCAGTTTGTTTTGGCGCAGCTTCTCGACGGTCTCGTGGTTGATTCTCGGGTGGTTAGGACCGAGTCTCAGCAATCTATTAGTGTAGAAGTTGATGAGCGTCTCATCGATTGGGAACAGCCCCGACAACGCCCCCCACTCGGTGGTCATGTTAGCAATCGTCAGGCGGTAGTCTATTGGCAATTTGTGGATCTCGTCTCCAACAAACTCGATCGCATGGTTGAGGAcctcgtcgttgttgaaaagTCCGCACAGCGACACAATAACGTCCTTTCCAGTGACGCCCTTCGGAAGAGAGCCCTTCAGCTCGACCTTGGCCACGGGAGGAATCTGCCACCAGGTCTGGCCGGTGGCCCAGATGGAGGCAGCGTCGGTTCTGACGATAGGAGTTCCGAGCGAGCCTATGCCGCCGTAGGTATTTGAGTGCGAATCGGACGCCACTGTGAGGTTTGACGGGAACGCATAGCCCTCCTCGATCATGATTTGATGGCCAATacctcgtccagcaggaTAGAAATCGATGCCCTGTTCCTTGGCGAATTGCTCGATGTTGTGATATTTGGCCAGGTTTTTCTCTGTCTTGTTCTGCACGTCGTGGTCCAGCGTGTTGACAATCTGGCGGTTGTCCTTGACCTTCTTGGCGCCCAGTCCTTTGAACTTGAGAGCCACGGGCCACGAGTTGTCATGGGACATCACATGCGCAGGCCTGATGCTCACATAGTCACCAGAGTAGACAAGCTTGTCTGGAGCCAGGCCGACAGCGTACTTCTGGACGATCTTCTCGGTCAGATTCTGGCCACGGCACCGTGCCAGACTGGTGGAAAAGTGTCTCGACATGCTGGATGACTaaatatttgaaaaaattttgaaaaaattattttattttcctaCGCCAATCACCGGCAACGGAGATGTAATGAGCGTTTTTGGGAATTTGATATATGGCCAGTTTCGTGCGACAACGCCTCTTCCTACTGTGAGCTTGTGGTCCTGAACACTCTTATCTACCATGGCCAGTGATGAATACCGTCTTCTTGAGGCGAACAAAACAGCCATCTTTCATGCCCTCGACACGCACCGCACTGTGATCTTCGAAAACCTGGTAGGGGCGTACTCCGTTGCGAGGTTCCTTTTGGAGTATGGCAATTTCGCCGTTACCGCAGTGGAAAACTCGTCGTTCGCTGCagatctgctgaaaaatagcTTATCTTCCCTCTCAGTATTGACTATCGACGATTTACTGTGGACAGACGTAGAGTGCGACTGGGTCGTGCTGGCaacgtcgatcgacgacacAGTGACGCAATTGGCTCTCCAGCAGTTACAGACGGCGAAAAAGCTCATCATTGTCAATAATTATGGTTCACGTTTGGACTGTTCGGGAATCAGCATTAATTTGCAAAACCCTGTATTCGAGGTCTTTTTCGCGACTTCTGAGCCACCCGATCTGCTTTCAGAGGCAGAGAAACTGATAAAGAACCGCAATAGCAACATCATTGTTCTGCTACCGTCCAAGAAACAAGTCAAGGAGTTTGCAACCATGACTGGATCTACATCCGTGTTTTCTGAGAATGATCTAAGCAGTCTCCGACTCGTTAACCAGAGCAACGTGGTGGTCATGCAGAACGACAAAGAGCTGATCAATAGTCTGCGATATCTCAACTTCTACAGATCTGTAGGCTTTTCTCTTACGATCCAGTCTGGCATTGAAAACCGGCTTGTTCACTCACCGCTAAATTTTGACTACACACTGCCAACGCCAATCCCGCAAAAATACCTACGTGCTTTCCCTTGGGAGACCTCTGTCTTAATAAATGAGAAATCACTCACAGACCTCTCTCTGTCTGACCCTTTGGTGCCACTTCTAGTCctgatgaaaaaatacaaaaacTCCTCGGAAGCCATGTTCGACGACCGCATATTTTGTTCTCTGGCGAAAGTACCGTCTTTCGAGCATTGTCTAGCCCAATTAGAGCGTTGGGGCCTTGTGGAGTACACGAACGGGTTTCGGTTGACAGACCACATCTTCTGGAAATACAAATTGTACCGTATGGCTGGCCGTAAATGGCTGGGCCTGCTCACAGCGCTGGAGTCGTCACTTCCGTTGGGTGCGGACGTCACGTTTGTCCTTCTTTCGATTTTGAGCATTTGCAGAACTTTGGACACAGCCTCGTATAGCATTTGGTCGCTGCTGCATGATATAAACTCCAAAGTTCCCAGCCTGAAAAGCATGGAGTCCGATTTTATAACGTTGGCCAACTTTTTCGTCTCCACGTTCAAATTAATCAACAATTTTGTCGTACAGCAGAGCATGGACTCCAATTCCGAGCTTTCGCGGCTACTTCATCGCCATAAAATACTACGGCAGATTCCAGACTGTTTCAACGAGCTAGCTCGCCATTTTGTGCTTTCCGACGCTTTTGGCGACTCGACCCTTACAAACACACTAATGTGTCTCCGTAAAGGCCTAATGTTCAACATAGGAGTGATCTCTAGTGTGACTGTGACCGAAAAGCCTCTAGCCAGGTTTAAAGTTGATCCCGAGTACGACTCAAATTCCGGTCTCTTACCAAGTTTGCTGATCGAAGTGCCTGTCGACATCGCTGCCTTCTACCGAACTGGAGACCTTGTGCATTGGTACACTCTCCATAATCACTCTGACGAAAGCATGTACCCATTTCTGGGAGTCAAGGGCTTTAAGCAGGAAACGTTGCAACGCAGCAACGGCTACTACGTTAGATCGCTTACATaaaatctgaaaaaataatgaaaaaaaatatttatctaaggaaaaaaaaaaattaatttaaaTATGACTAGCGAACACCAAGTGTAAGTACTGCCGCAGTCCCTTACTAACATCCAGCAAACCTGTGACGGTTGAGAAACCTATTCCAGTCAACTATGATTTGGGCAACCTTGCTGTGTTCGACCCTAATCCTTTGGAAGCctcgaaaatcacaaaTGACAAAACAAAAAACGATTACTTGAGAGACGTGACCAGAGATAATGTGCAACTGCTAATCAACCAGGTGCTTTCGCTCCCATTGAAAAAGACGAGCGACAACTCCAATGGACAAAACTCGACAATGACGCTGATTCAGCTGCCTGATCCGACTACACAGCTCCCTCGCGAAAAGAGCATACCTAAGGCCAAAGAACCAACCAAATGGGAATTATTTGCCGCCAAGAAAGgcatcaagaagaagggcaaGGACGGAAAGCTTGTGTACGACGAGAGAACCGGCAAATGGGTCAACAAATGGGGCTACAAAGGAAAGAACAAGGAGGTCGAGTCGGACTGGCTGGTCGAGCTTGATGACAAGAACGTGGGTACGGAAAATGAGCTCATTGATCCGCGTACGTTGAGCAGAATGGAGCGCAAAaagctggtgaaaaagaacgagctgcagATGAAGCGTAATCGTGAGAAAATTTAGGTATTTTTCGGGTAAAAATTTAATATATTTTTAGTGATGTATTCTGACGAGGACTACTTGCCAACGATAGACGCCATCTTAAAGGTATCTGACCTTTCGCAAGTGTCGGTGAAGAGAATACGACGGGCATTGGAGGCGTTGTTTGATGTTGATCTTActgagcaaaaaaagagaatTAACCATTTGATATGGACCCGATACGAGCATTTTCTGGACCTAGGCGAGAACGGCAGCCAGGATACGGAAAGTAAAATCAAAAAACTtgagaaggagaacaagGAGATGGCCGCGCGGTTGaaccagcttctcaaaaagaaagacgtCCAGAGGGTGACGAAAAAAGCGCGCAAGTCTAGCACTCCTCAGGAAGCGTCTTCAAGCACTTCCAACCCGCTGACGAGGGGAGTGCTGCCCAGCGAGGCTCTTGCCCAGTTTTTGGGGTCGTCAGAACCTATAGCTCGCACAcaggtggtgaagaagatATGGGAGTACGTGAAGGCGAACGAACTGCAGAATCCAAACGACAGACGGGAGATCTTGTGCGACGACAAGTTGCGGCCTGTTTTCGGCGATAAGGTCAACATGTTCACGATGAACAAGGTGCTTGTCAAGCATTTATTCAACGGCGAAGACATTGTGCAGACGGCGGAATAGGCCTGCAGGAGAAGCATATACTGTTTCTAGCGAGATCTTTTTTGACAGCACGAGGGCAGTTTAACAATAACGACTTCCTATTTGTGCCGGACCTACTTTTCTATTGCCATAAAAGGAAATGTAATAGAAAGATTTTTACGTTTACCCTACTTTGAGCTTTCTGAGATCCCCAGAttgactttttttttctttttgcttttttAACACTTTGTTCACTAAGGCTGCAAAGGGATATGTTCCAGTAGCAAAGTGCATCTCCCAGCTCAGCCAGACGATAGATCACGCGCTCCATATTGTAATATTAGCAAATCTGCCGCCTTCACGATGGATTCCGCCAAGGATTCGTATTTCAATAAGTATGTGTTTGAGTACTTTGTGCGGGTACAGCTTTTGTACGACGACGAATTCCGCACGCGCAAAGTGGCCGAAATCGAGTCCATACCGAAGCAGCCCAAAATATCCACCAAGAAACTCCATCTGAACTTTGGAAACCGAGACGAAGTGCTAAATCGGCAGTTCGTTGACGAACTTAAGGCATTGCAAGCATACAAAGAAATAGCCCTGAACCCTTACACgcgcaagctgctgcacgGATTTCACAGCAAGTACGCCAAGGAACTCAAACACTGGGATGTGAACTCCATCCTCGACAATTTCGACCACTTCATAGCAGACACATTGACCAAAGACCCCGAAGTGTACTATATCAGCCGAATACAGATGATCGATATGCTGCTTCTGTGCAAAGCGAGTGACGCGCAGCGATCGAAGCTGCTCACGCGAAGAAGCAAAGTGCTTTCGGAGTCCTTCACAGTGGCCCCCGATATCAGAGATCAGAAATACCGAGAAGCAATTATGAAAGCGTTCCATGTGACCAACGAACaactggaaaacaaaatcaaagaccTACGgatctcgctcaacaaggcTGACGTTGTGCAGTACATCAACAGCAACGCGTCGCTGGTCCATCGGTACTCCGCCGAAGACTTTGAGTCCGAAAGCTCGTACCGTAAATGGCACGACAGAATTGTGCGTCTCAACCAGGAGTTGACGAAAAAATTCCAAACGCAGGACACCAAGCCAAACTCCACGGCGTACGTGCCGAACGATCTGATCCAGGTGCTCATGTACTTGAGAGACCTTGTCTACCACTCTTCTCCTGTTTTCTTCGACCAATTTGTGCGCTGTCTCGAGGTCTGGCAGGTCGACCCATTTGATATGTATATACGCATGGTGGAGGACATTCCAGAAcacaagctggacctggAATATGCGACGAAATGCTACGGCCTGGCCAAGCTGTCCATGATCGTGCGATTGGACGTGGACGACTGGcctttccagaaacacgaGCAACTGCTGCAGATGAACAGACAGGTGTTTTTTGAGTACAAGTCGTATTTGAGTGAGTGttttctcaatttctttgcGGACAAGAAAAGCTTCACACGAGCACTGAATTTATCGCAGTATATcctggtggacgagatAGAGTCGCTTGTTCTTTCTGGGTTGCGGACGGCCCTGTCCACCCGACTGAACAGGCacttcaaggagctcaaactcTCATTGAACAAGTCGAAGATCGAGTTCATTGCCAACCTTCTAGCTTATGTCAACCGCGACTTTGACGAGATTGAGGAATGGACACTGACGAACGCCgatttggacgagaaaatcgagTTTATGAAAATTGCAATTGAATACCTGACACGGCCAATCGAGGACTATTTGAAGGCCTTCATCATGGGTCTCAAGACGGCCAGCAAGGACGCCGCGGCAAATCAGGCAAACTCCAATTTGACAACGCTTCTCGAGCTTCTATCCAAGCTGCGGAAAAGGACAAACATGAATGTGAGTTTCCAGTCCATCCTGTTTCCGAACGTGCTGGACCTGGTGAATAGCTGGGGTTCAGAAATCCGTGAACAGACAGACAGGGCAATCGAGAGCGACGATATGGAGAGACTAGATGGCTGCTCGTATAGCTCAAGTGTGCAGAATGTGCTGGAGATTTGCAATGCTTATATTCGCATCCTGCAATCTTTCGAATGGGAGAATGAGCACGAGTCAGCGCAGATGTTTGCAGAGCTCTATCGCAGTATTTCCGATACCCTGATCAACTACTCCAACACCATGTTCATAAGAATCGAGAAAGACCTCAACTCTGGCCAGTTGCTCAATTTCAAAGGAGAGTCTTGCACTTGTCTGAACAACATATTTAAGATTCTTGAGTACATGGATCAGTTTAAGACCGAGGACCTGACAAAGTACTCGAAAATCCTCAATTCGAAACCTGCATCCAACTCAAAGCACGCAAAAAAAGTTGTCTCCGTAGATATCAGGGGCGCCGAAAATGTGGAGGACAACCGTGGAGAGCCTCTTAGCTTGTATGTGCTGATATCCGGAGTTATTAGTGGCCGCACGCGGTGCATTCCCAAGGACTACAATCCAGAGTGGAACGAGAAGTTCCAGGCTTCCACAGACAAGGAGTCAGGGTACTTGCGATTTGACCTAATCGAGAAAAGTGGCATTCTCTACAAGTCGCTCACGTACAAGTTACGTTTCAAAGACAGTTACGGTATTCCTATGGAGGAGAAGTTTAGTCTGAGCCCGAATTCGGGAAGACTCAATGTTTGCATCCAGATCATTGTGGAGAAAAACGACCCCCTTTTCTACGTTGACCAGGCAAAActggaaatcaaaaaggGAAGAGATCGGTCGATAaagctgtttgtggaccGCTTTTCAGAGGAAACAAAGGACATTTTCACGCGATCGTACTTGGAAGACAGCCTGCGGCGGACGCCTGCCACAGCTTTCGTATTAAATCACAAGGCATTAAACGAGCCCGAGATTGACAAATATATTGACCAGATGCAGATGCACATGATACAAGAGCTTTACGACAATATGGAGACCGAGTGTTTTGACGCGGTTATTGCCCAACTTTGGACCaagattttggacgaaGCCGAGAACCTAGTGCTGCCGCGTATTTCGTTCCTTTTCTACAAAGTGGAATCGCGTCTGAACAAGCGCACGTCTGGAATCAACGGAATCCTTGCCCCATCACGCTATCGTAGAACAGATGACCTCGAGTTCACGAGAGTTATGGAGTGGTGTCTGAAATTCAAAGACATGTTTTATTCTCCGGGAAAGATTTTGGATGCTCAAATCAACACCATATACCACGATTTTATGGAGattttcaagctgttccAACTTTCGGTGCCTGAGCTCAAACGTGCGTATAACAACACGTGGACGGTGGTCAACAAGCACGTCGTTAAAAAGTACGTCCGTGAAGCAACAGAGTCTGATTTTGGTCCAGAAGTGCGCAAGATGTTCCAGACCAAAGATCTTCTGCTTCGCGTTTTAATTGCCAAAAACGAGTTACGGTTTGCCAAATCGTGTATTGAGGTTGAGCAACGCTACGAACGCGCCATCAAGACAGAACTAGAATGCCATTACATGTGTCACAATTTGCAGACGCAAATAGATTTAGTATAGGCAACGAAAAATAATGGACTAATATTCCGcacggctgtgcaggcAGCGGTGAGATCTCAGTTAGATGGGGCGTCTTTTTAAAGATTAGGCGCCCACGTAAAACTATATAAATGCGCCGATCCCCCGAAAAATAACTTCATGGACAGCAGATTGCTCATTATTGGTACATCAGATGTGCCCCCTTCAGGTAGCTCTCTGTTCATCACGGACGATACTCTCATATTGGCTAGCTTGGGAGGACTCCGTTTTCCTCGCCTTGGAGTCCAATAGAAGACACATTGGGCCCATTGCGTTGATTAACTGGATTTTGTAAGACAGGCGGATTGCGGTCTAATATCTGCAGTGTCTTCACGTGGATGTTGGATTGTGGGGCATCCATTTTGGCTTGCAAGAGACGGGATAGGTTCTATAACCTCATCCAGGGGTACTGAAAGGACTAGGAACCTGTCAACGTGTGTGCAGATGCTGGCGCGGGTTTGATTACCGAGCGACGCTTTGCACAGGCTTGGCACGAAGTACGGCCTTGAAGCTTGAATCGAGGTCAGCAGATATCGAATTCCCCTGAAGAATTGCTTTGCAATTGGCTGACGATGTTGTTAGCGCTAACGAATAGAATGCAGCAGGATAACCGTTCACTTGGTGCGttttgctggagatgcCCCCTCCAGTGTAGAGCGTTCACCAGCACAGCAATTGGATCTCAACTTCCTTTACGTTTCTACGATTTGCTACACTTCTGACATTTCTAAGAttttgctaccaaatcACGTTTTGCCAATATTTCCAGTTCTTAAAGATTCCAGTTATACCACACATTGAACTACTATCACGACGGGGTAGGCCCGGGAAAGTATACTGCCATAGGTCGTCCGGTATGGGGTTCCACCACTGCCCTGTCTGTACTAGAAAGACGGGAAGTATACTTTCGAAACTAGGGGTGGATGCGGCTCTCCTGACCATAGGGGAGGGGGAGAGGCTACCCACCCCAAACAGGGAGGGCATATAATTTGCCTTCCCTCTATTTGAAAGGGGGGATACATTTCTCCCCTTCTATAGGGGGAACGCATTTTATATTTCTCCCTATTTGAAGGGGGGATATACTTCTCCCCTTCTATAGAGGGGATGCGCTCTCCCTTTCCATGTAAGGGGAGGTACGTTAAAATTTAGTCTTTAGTATTTCAAAAGTTCTATATGTCCCCTCCGCAGCATAGGCTGCGTCGACGTATCCCCCCATTAGGAAATCCCTCCATATTTCGCCGGGGGGATATGGACCGGCAATCTCTAGAAGTTGCTTGAGAAAACCGGCTTTAGAGGCCTCCCTCTGGAAGCCAACGAGTACGATGTAGGAGCTTCGAATTGGATTGTACCATTGCCAACAACCAGAAGTTTTCTGGCTGTGTCTCTCTCCCACAGTAGCGGACCTGTCAAGTGTAGTTTTGAGTTTAGTAACACCACTGCTGGCGGAACCAGATCTAGTTCGCCGGCGCTCGAAAACGGTGCAAACTA
The sequence above is a segment of the Ogataea parapolymorpha DL-1 chromosome I, whole genome shotgun sequence genome. Coding sequences within it:
- a CDS encoding Homoaconitase, mitochondrial; protein product: MSRHFSTSLARCRGQNLTEKIVQKYAVGLAPDKLVYSGDYVSIRPAHVMSHDNSWPVALKFKGLGAKKVKDNRQIVNTLDHDVQNKTEKNLAKYHNIEQFAKEQGIDFYPAGRGIGHQIMIEEGYAFPSNLTVASDSHSNTYGGIGSLGTPIVRTDAASIWATGQTWWQIPPVAKVELKGSLPKGVTGKDVIVSLCGLFNNDEVLNHAIEFVGDEIHKLPIDYRLTIANMTTEWGALSGLFPIDETLINFYTNRLLRLGPNHPRINHETVEKLRQNKLAADPDAYYAKTLTIDLSTLSPYISGPNSVKVSNSLSDLSAKNMKVDKAYLVSCTNSRLSDIKAAADIVRGHKIAPGVKFYIAAASSEVQADAEAAGAWQTLLDAGCIPLPAGCGPCIGLGTGLLEEGEVGISATNRNFKGRMGSKDALAFLASPEVVAASAVVGKIAAPEEVDGKPCPPTREVKKTIVVNEKPPSTDDTAKSSGSVLPGFPEEITGELVLCDADNINTDGIYPGKYTYQDDVPREKMAEVCMENYDSEFGKKTKAGDIIISGFNFGTGSSREQAATCILARDIKLVVAGSFGNIFSRNSINNALLTLEIPDLINMLRDRYRDSEPELTRRTGWFLKWNVPKSLVTVTDSSGAVVLEQKVGELGTNLQEIIIQGGLEGWVRSELQKEAQQQQ
- a CDS encoding Regulator of ribosome biosynthesis, translating into MTSEHQVKPVTVEKPIPVNYDLGNLAVFDPNPLEASKITNDKTKNDYLRDVTRDNVQLLINQVLSLPLKKTSDNSNGQNSTMTLIQLPDPTTQLPREKSIPKAKEPTKWELFAAKKGIKKKGKDGKLVYDERTGKWVNKWGYKGKNKEVESDWLVELDDKNVGTENELIDPRTLSRMERKKLVKKNELQMKRNREKI